Proteins from a single region of Ogataea parapolymorpha DL-1 chromosome IV, whole genome shotgun sequence:
- a CDS encoding Glycerol kinase has product MSSIPLICSIDVGTTSTRVILFTESGEEITKHQIEYSTSAKEGSKRNSPTIFSNEGIALEIGKDGHVQVEEDHMGPTLSFPQPGWVECDPCHILANVLECLAACLMRLEISNSEEPLDGSLPTVYHVAAIGIANMRETTIIWSKRTGKPLHNGIVWNDTRTLNLMNQLNSVVPEDIRTMLQERSGCPISTYFSSLKWTWLYDNVPEIQESYDSGECDLMFGTIDTWLIYNITKEKSFLTDITNASRTSFMNLETKDYDEALLEFWRVDTTKINLPKIVPSCYDFGTFQLPDLKHIGYQRKVLSQDAEEIIMRLLADVPITGCLGDQSASLVGQLAFQKGDAKCTYGTGAFLLYNTGDKKLVSKHGAVTTVGYWFPDLDPSVDGKDSVNPHYCLEGSIAVAGACVQWLRDNLKLIYSSSHIGPLAAQAPTSAGVVFVPAFSGLFAPYWNPRTTGTIFGLTQYSKASHIARAAIEGVCFQVRAILRAMVSDAGRSSEFLDHAELQDKNNPLNTLHVDGGMSQSDVVMQIQADLLGPCVSVVRSDNAECTALGSAIAAGLHKKVRVWKSLKDVSEKLNGGSDESNMFVAQLDDEKRHHMWKRWEKAISRAKDWLDDETEQPHIT; this is encoded by the coding sequence ATGTCCAGTATTCCACTTATCTGTTCTATAGATGTCGGTACTACCTCCACCAGAGTGATTCTATTCACTGAGAGTGGGGAGGAGATCACCAAACACCAGATCGAGTACTCCACTTCTGCAAAGGAGGGGTCGAAACGGAATTCCCCAACTATTTTTTCCAACGAAGGTATAGCTTTGGAAATCGGCAAAGACGGCCATGTCCAGGTCGAAGAAGACCACATGGGCCCTACCTTGTCTTTCCCTCAGCCAGGATGGGTCGAATGTGATCCTTGTCACATTCTGGCCAACGTTCTAGAGTGTCTGGCAGCCTGTTTGATGAGACTCGAAATTTCGAATTCTGAGGAACCGCTCGACGGCTCTTTGCCTACAGTTTACCACGTGGCGGCTATCGGTATTGCCAACATGCGTGAGACCACCATTATATGGTCCAAGCGTACCGGCAAGCCGCTGCACAACGGTATTGTTTGGAACGACACCCGGACCCTCAACTTGATGAACCAGCTGAACAGTGTTGTTCCCGAGGATATTCGCACCATGCTCCAAGAACGGTCCGGCTGTCCGATCTCTACCTATTTCTCGTCTCTTAAATGGACCTGGCTGTACGACAATGTCCCAGAAATACAGGAAAGTTATGATAGTGGAGAATGCGACTTGATGTTTGGTACTATCGACACCTGGCTGATCTACAATatcaccaaagaaaaatCATTCCTTACAGACATCACGAACGCGTCAAGAACCAGTTTCATGAACCTAGAGACCAAAgactacgacgaggcgCTGCTTGAATTTTGGAGAGTCGacaccaccaaaatcaatcttccaaaaatcGTTCCTAGTTGTTACGATTTCGGAACGTTCCAGCTGCCAGACCTGAAACACATTGGGTACCAGCGGAAGGTGCTGTCGCAGGACGCGGAGGAGATTATCATGAGACTGCTTGCGGACGTTCCGATTACAGGTTGCTTGGGTGACCAATCTGCTTCTCtggttggccagctggCCTTCCAAAAAGGAGACGCCAAATGTACCTACGGTACCGGTGCCTTCTTGCTGTACAACACAGGCGACAAGAAACTGGTTTCCAAGCACGGCGCAGTCACCACTGTCGGATACTGGTTCCCTGACTTGGACCCTTCTGTCGACGGCAAAGACTCGGTTAACCCTCACTACTGTCTGGAAGGTTCGATCGCTGTTGCCGGCGCGTGTGTCCAATGGCTGAGAGACAACCTGAAACTCATTTATAGCTCCTCGCACATTGGTCCTCTTGCTGCTCAGGCTCCTACAAGCGCGGGCGTGGTGTTTGTTCCTGCGTTCTCCGGTCTTTTTGCTCCATACTGGAACCCTAGAACTACGGGAACGATCTTTGGGCTCACGCAGTACTCCAAGGCCTCTCACATTGCCAGAGCGGCCATCGAGGGAGTTTGTTTCCAGGTCCGTGCTATTTTGCGTGCCATGGTCTCAGACGCTGGCAGATCATCTGAGTTTCTCGACCATGCCGAGCTTCAAGACAAAAATAACCCATTGAACACTCTCCACGTGGACGGTGGTATGTCTCAGTCTGACGTCGTGATGCAGATTCAAGCCGATCTGCTGGGGCCATGCGTTTCGGTCGTGAGATCCGACAATGCAGAGTGTACTGCTTTGGGCTCTGCCATAGCTGCAGGACTTCACAAAAAAGTCCGGGTTTGGAAGTCGCTCAAAGACGTGAGCGAGAAGCTCAACGGCGGGTC